The DNA region ATTTACTGGGACATAGAGGTTGAGAAATGATTGTTCTTGGAATAGATACCTCCTGTGATGATACATCTATAGCCGTTTATGATAGCTCTAAAAACACGGTTCTCTCCAACATAGTTTCATCCCAACACCAGTTTCACCTACCCTTTGGAGGGGTTGTTCCAGAGATTGCAGCAAGAAAGCACGCAGAGAACATAGATATAGTCTTTGAAGAAGCTTTAAAAGTTGCAGGCATAAAGGTTAAGGATATTGAACTCATTACAGTTACGAGAGCTCCCGGCCTCCTGCCTGCACTCCTTGTCGGGCTAACCTTTGGCAAGGGTATCGCCTACTGTCTGAACATTCCTTTTAAAGGAGTTCACCACATTGAGGCCCATGTCTTCTCCCCCTTCATAGGTTCTACGCCTCCAGAAGTCTTTTTAGCCTTAGTAGTAAGCGGAGGACACACGCTTTTAATCTTGGTTGAGGGACTCGGGAAATACAGGGTAATCGGGAAAACCCTTGATGATGCCGTCGGCGAGGCCTACGACAAAGTTGCCAAAATGCTCGGTCTTGGCTATCCGGGGGGCCCGATAATAGATAGAATCTTTAAGAGCTACAGCGGAGAGTATTTAGAGCTCCCCAAACCAAAAGTTCCCGGTTTTAACTACAGCTTTAGCGGTCTTAAAACGGCAGTAAGGCGATTAGTAGAAAAGGGCTACCCAGCAGAGCAGATTGCAGCTTCCTTTCAGAAAACGGCAATAGAGTACTTAGTCGGAAAGCTAAAAAAAGCCCTAAAAGAGTTTAACGTTAAAGACATTGCCGTTTCCGGTGGAGTTTCCGCAAACTCCCTACTAAGGGAGAAGCTGTTGGAGCTCCAAGAAGAAGGCTACAGAGTACACTTACCAAAAATGGAATACACCTCAGATAACGGTGCAATGGTTGCCTACGTCGGCTTTAAAAGATTCTTACTAGAAGGAGAGGACCCCTTAACCCTAAACGCTGTCGCAAGGTTAGGTCTTTAACGATAAACATACTTTCCTTTTTTCTGCTATAATTGCAAACAATATTAGATAAATAATACAAGGGAAAGCAGAAACGGGGGAAACCGTGAAACTGAAGCTTAAGGGGATTAAAATCAAGAACTTTAGGTCTTTCAACATTTTTCCAGATACAGAGGAGTTTTTGG from Phorcysia thermohydrogeniphila includes:
- the tsaD gene encoding tRNA (adenosine(37)-N6)-threonylcarbamoyltransferase complex transferase subunit TsaD, whose product is MIVLGIDTSCDDTSIAVYDSSKNTVLSNIVSSQHQFHLPFGGVVPEIAARKHAENIDIVFEEALKVAGIKVKDIELITVTRAPGLLPALLVGLTFGKGIAYCLNIPFKGVHHIEAHVFSPFIGSTPPEVFLALVVSGGHTLLILVEGLGKYRVIGKTLDDAVGEAYDKVAKMLGLGYPGGPIIDRIFKSYSGEYLELPKPKVPGFNYSFSGLKTAVRRLVEKGYPAEQIAASFQKTAIEYLVGKLKKALKEFNVKDIAVSGGVSANSLLREKLLELQEEGYRVHLPKMEYTSDNGAMVAYVGFKRFLLEGEDPLTLNAVARLGL